In one window of Saprospiraceae bacterium DNA:
- a CDS encoding Crp/Fnr family transcriptional regulator — protein MEKSIWFFEEVDLYEILCPYKYSDHIKSHPLSCYNKTDFLFMEGDAAREIFLVAEGRVKVGFYDSEGNEQVIAFLGRGEILGEMAVFGQARHKEFAQAVTDRTMICKLRVEKAQELVRDYVPFSLTLTKRIGERMQKLERHLQILLFKDARQRLVEFLKDLCHDIGTPYRTGVKIMLDITQSDIAALIGTSRKTVSLLFTDLEEAGLVKFFGRKEIYVADVGKLA, from the coding sequence ATGGAAAAATCCATCTGGTTTTTCGAGGAAGTGGATTTGTACGAGATTCTTTGCCCGTACAAATACAGCGACCACATCAAGTCGCACCCGTTGAGTTGTTACAACAAGACGGACTTCCTGTTTATGGAAGGGGATGCTGCGCGTGAGATTTTTCTCGTGGCGGAGGGGCGGGTGAAGGTGGGTTTTTACGACAGCGAGGGCAACGAGCAGGTCATCGCCTTTCTCGGTCGCGGCGAGATTTTGGGGGAAATGGCCGTGTTTGGTCAAGCGCGTCACAAAGAGTTCGCCCAAGCCGTCACCGACCGCACGATGATTTGCAAACTCCGGGTGGAAAAAGCGCAGGAACTCGTGCGCGACTATGTGCCGTTTTCGCTCACGCTCACCAAACGCATCGGCGAGCGGATGCAAAAACTCGAACGGCACCTGCAAATCCTCCTCTTCAAAGACGCGCGCCAGCGCCTCGTGGAATTTCTGAAAGACCTCTGCCACGACATCGGAACGCCCTACCGAACGGGGGTGAAAATCATGCTCGACATCACGCAGAGCGACATCGCGGCGCTCATCGGTACCTCGCGCAAAACGGTGTCGCTGCTCTTCACCGACTTGGAGGAGGCGGGGCTGGTGAAATTTTTTGGCCGGAAAGAAATTTATGTGGCGGATGTGGGGAAACTCGCGTGA
- a CDS encoding virulence RhuM family protein has translation MNDLPQFNDLLLYTAPDGQVKVEVIYDAETFWLSQKKMAELFGVDVRTVNEHLQNIFISKELVRGATIRKIRIVQREGAREVARDVEFYNLDAIIAVGYRVNSYQATQFRIWATKTLKEFIVKGFVLDDERLKLNKKFGRDYFDELLERIREIRASERRFYQKITDIYAQCSMDYDPKSDLTMTFYKTVQNKLEWAITGKTAAEIIASRARADRPNMGLQTWKNAPHGKILKTDVAVAKNYLIEKEIKDLERIVSMYLDYAENQAARQIPMKMRDWVEKLDAFLKFNEYEVLTNAGSVSAEVAKQLAEKEYEKFRVVQDREYVSDFDRAVKELKESSGKSGKGNDAD, from the coding sequence ATGAACGACCTTCCGCAATTCAACGACCTCCTCCTCTACACCGCGCCCGACGGGCAGGTGAAGGTGGAAGTCATTTATGATGCCGAGACTTTTTGGCTGAGCCAAAAGAAAATGGCCGAACTGTTCGGGGTGGATGTCCGCACGGTGAACGAACACCTGCAAAACATTTTCATTTCCAAAGAATTGGTACGAGGGGCAACTATCCGGAAAATCCGGATAGTTCAACGTGAAGGCGCAAGGGAGGTAGCCCGCGACGTGGAATTTTACAACCTCGACGCCATCATCGCCGTCGGCTATCGGGTGAACAGTTATCAGGCCACGCAATTCAGGATTTGGGCGACCAAAACGCTCAAGGAGTTTATTGTCAAGGGTTTTGTGCTGGACGACGAGCGACTCAAATTGAACAAGAAATTTGGCCGCGACTACTTCGACGAGTTGCTGGAGCGCATCCGCGAGATTCGCGCCAGCGAACGCCGTTTTTATCAAAAAATCACCGACATCTACGCCCAATGCAGCATGGACTACGACCCAAAGTCCGACCTGACGATGACGTTTTACAAAACGGTGCAGAACAAATTGGAATGGGCCATCACGGGCAAAACCGCCGCCGAAATCATCGCCAGCCGCGCCAGAGCCGACCGGCCTAACATGGGTTTGCAGACTTGGAAAAACGCGCCGCACGGCAAAATCCTGAAAACGGATGTCGCCGTTGCCAAAAACTACCTCATCGAAAAGGAAATCAAGGACTTGGAACGCATCGTCTCGATGTACCTCGACTACGCGGAAAATCAGGCTGCCCGCCAGATTCCAATGAAAATGCGCGATTGGGTGGAAAAATTAGACGCCTTCCTGAAATTCAACGAATACGAAGTGCTCACCAATGCGGGCAGCGTGTCGGCAGAAGTAGCAAAACAGTTGGCTGAAAAGGAGTATGAAAAATTCCGCGTCGTACAGGACAGGGAGTACGTTTCTGATTTTGACCGTGCGGTGAAAGAACTCAAAGAGTCTTCTGGTAAAAGTGGAAAGGGAAACGATGCCGATTGA